The DNA sequence CTTGCCTATTTTGCAACTGGTAATTATGCGGGTCAGGACAGGAGAGGCAGTGCTGGAGAGGGCAGTGGAGAGGGTGAGGGTGAAGTGTATCTTAAATTCGTGTGTATAATTAAGATATGGGGTTAGGAAGCAGGCTAGGATGAATGTGGAGAGCATTCCAGCGTAGGCTACTTTAGCATCCCGAGTTGGAACTTTAAAGAGCACGTATGGATCCATTTCTATACCCAACACAAGCATGTAgcatatcatcccaaaatcgattaTGAAACGCAAAGTCTGAGCTGCTGATTTATCAATTAAGGAATGCACGATGCCTAAGTTGCCGATGATCATCCCTATCtgcataaaaaaacaaaaagacagaGAAATTTAATCACGACGAAAGAGGTTAAGGGGATTCATGCAATGCAAGTTACTGGtaggttttgtgttttttattagCACAAACTTGGTTTCATGCATCATGCAACTCTCCCCTTTTCCAATGATGGCATGCACCAATATACATCAATGACCCCCCCTTCCATGTTGCAAAATATCCTAAACTATTCATGGTTTTGGAGTTGGGATGAAGAAGTCATGTTAGACAACAACCATATGATTATAACTATCTTCTTCCTTAAACTCAAACCAAACTTCTAGCCCCTACGCTATATGCACGAAATGCAATTCATGTGGGAAGTAGTGTAATATATGTGGTGGTATggatttgattatttatatattgtcttaaaaaaacttaatttataAGACACCTACTTAGGAAACACacgaatatatacatatacattgTTAACAATGCTTCAAAGTTGAGAACAATGAACagacaattgttttttttttttggctcgtTTCTTGAAAGAAAATGGAGGCTGAGAGAGACTTACAAAGGTATCAGAGGTGATACGAGGTTGTGAAAAGGGCTTTAAAAGGAAATGCGTGACATTGCAGAGAACCACCATTAAGAAGAAACCGAAAACATGTTTTGCCGCCCTTGTAAATATTGCTGTTAGCTTACCCGAACATGGGTCATCTTCTAAACTCTTTTCTGccattttctttccacttcGATTCCCTGCTTTCTTTGATCCAAAAAAAGGATCTTATTTACtaatttctttgtgttttcttGTTGCAAATGATTAATGTCACCGTTTCTTTGCTTTGACGGTCAGAATAATGAGTGGCTGTAAATGAATGCATCTTTTGAGGAGAAAATAAAGGAGTAGTGTTAGGAGAATCAACCATCTATCTAATGTGGGGGGAGAGCCAACCCAGCCAAACTCAtctatcattataatttttctaatttctaacacaaaatataataaataatataatttttttaaattctaaaataataataatattaaaaaataatattttaaattttcatctcaacttaaccTACTATCCAAACCGAGCCTCCTGAAAATATAGAATGCGTTTTATCATTTTAACATGCTGCACAATATTATACCTAACGTGACAGccttattttatcaatttttttttatttaatttgaatttcaaatatcaaattttaaaatttttacaattttcaatAACTGACACAtcaatacatataattatataaatataaattataagtataaataatattttctcttataaaaaaaatttaataatttcaaaagttgtTTAATGATAATATTAGATTGTTTAGttgttagatattaaaaaactttttaaccTTAACAAAGTTGAAAAGTTAGTTTCAAGAAAACaatcattttgatattttttttcccaaacattattttccaaataattcaaaatgtagttataattttaaagaagattttcaataagcaaaaatattcaaacaaattttaaataattacaagttTGCCATTTGATCTCACAATAactttttatgtcatttttagtttaaaaaacattttatttttaaaaaaatatggcatatttcaaaatattttaattatataattattaaacagTAAATAACATTTTTAGATGCCAccccttaaaacaaaaaaaaaaaaaaaacaatatattttaaatacgATAAATTATAAGAGAAATGCTGCTATTTATTTTCGccttcatatattaatatatgtaatttattattttttaatttttatttaaataaatattttaacataaaaattataaattatatattggcgtgaaaaaaattatccggTTTGGTAATTCTTATGTTGCTCATATTTCGGCAAAATTATCAATTGGTAAGCTTTCTGAATTCTGATCCCTTTCCTCCCACCGTAAGTGGAAGCTTGACCCTTTtcagtcctctctctctctctctctctctctctctctctctctgtgatccGTTTGGTTGACTAGAATGAGTGCACGTAAAAGGTTCCGGAATCGGACGGTGTTTTTTGGCCTATTTGTTTTCAGGAAATTAAGTCAACTGAGCTAAACTAGGCTTGTTTAAAGCTCACCTGACTGGAGCTTTTCCCTCTGATTTCATAGTTGTTTCGTTGTTCCAGCTTCATTTTCTCGGTTACCAAACGGCGTGTAGAATCCGCTTTGGAATTTCGATCCTCTCTTTGTGTACGGGTTTTTCGAATTGTAATATACCGATCTATTCTTCTTGGGTCTTTGCAGAACTTCAGGAGAGCCCTCGGGTTTCGCTGAATTTTTGAGAAATGGATGAAGTTCACGAGCATCAAAGTCAATCACTTGGTAATTTCAAACTTCAATTTGGAAAATCAAATGTTTGATCTTTGTAATTCCTGTGCTGGATTAGTGCCTATCTGATAACTTTCaagtttttttgtttgataCTTTACACGGAAACGATTGTGAGCTGTTTATATTGCCACATTTAACATACAGTGAAGGGAAATTCCAAGCGTTGAGGATATTGTTCAGTTTATACTTACTAGTTATTGTGCAGTATAAACTTCACTGTGCGGCAGTGTAATGCAGCACTGCATACGTGGAACGTTTTGATCAAGTGATATCAGCCATACATATAGACATATAATTAAttcttattctttaaatttaagtttCTTTGAACTAGGTTGTACATTCCGGCTGCCTATTAAGATTTTTACAGTTTAATACCATTCTGTAAGGGGAATTTTAGTTTATGAAAAACCTGGTTTAAGGTGCTCTTGGAGTATCAGAGCAGGAGTCAGTGTTTTCAACTGAATAGATATTCTTACTTCTCTAACTCATATTTTCATGACATTTCTTTGTAGGCTTAGTCATTATAGGCCATGCTCTGGACAACCTCTTATTCCATCTGACATGATTTGATTCTAAGAAtaattttgtatattaataaaaatcccTGAATTGGACATCTAATTTGATGCTTCACTTCTTCTGAAAACCCCTGGGGAGTGATGATGCAGTCAAACCCCTATAGATGACCTAGTGTAACTGATATGCAGAGTGTTGACATCAACCTGTTGGTACTAGCTGTAACATTTTTTCAGGCTTACCAAAAGCTGAGGTGCCATATATTCAGTTTATATTCTAccgatcagaaaaaaaaaaaaaaaaatcattttatattcTAAGAAATATGTCTTGATATATCTGTTTTGTTAAAGAGTCTTTGGGCTAGATTGGGTGATGTCTAAAAGGGTGGTGGACCTATTAGTGTGTTTCTTgtgttctttttcctttgcacTTGGATTGTGCCTTTTAATGAATTCTTATTACTTGCCAAAAAAAGgcttttagaattttcttgatCTCTTTCTTTGTCTACTTAAGTGTATCTAATGTATATTCCTTGAGAACTTGGATAGTGCCATTTTGTTTAagagccttggtcttggtgctATGCTCCCTCTAAATCTAAAGTTCAAGTCTTTGGgcgcaaacaatttctagggggcCATCAGGTTGagattttcccttgaattacctgagTTACAGttgtgggaaactccttgcaGAGGGCTCTTGCACCCCCTGGATTAGTCAGGATTTTGTTCCTGAACACCggttgccaataaaaaaaaataaagttttatcTTACTTAGCAAAAGGAGTATACTAGATGGTGGGAGGTCTCATACGAAATGGGTTCTCCTTGTTACTGTAATGATTGCATGTAGTCTTACAAAGAGCTATGTGACTAGCCGACGATGGTGGGACTAGTAGACGCAGCAGACTGAACTTGTCTCATGAAATGGTCAttcttgaaaatccatttattgTAGGTTAGATTCAGACTGAGCAGACTCTAGCTTTTGTGTCTGCATGATCTAACTTCTATGTCTTGTaggataaaatagaaaaatacatttattttgCTTCCGTTTTGTGGTCATTTATACTGAATTATTCTACTTACGAGAGTGCTTCTCGCTCTTATTTCTTACAAGATTTCTCCTCTCTCTGACTTTCGCCTTATTAGCAAGAAGAAAATGGTATTTTCTCTCTGCATGGGTATTGTTGAgggaaaatttcaaaaaaggACATTCTTAGTTGCAACAGCTGCATTGAAACGTTGGTTTTAGAATGTAACATCAGGAATCCCCATGTGTACTTATACCCTGAATGGCCACACTTTTCCAGGTGAagataatgaaaatgaaatagttGCCGAAACTGCTGCATTTGTGCATGGGGAACCTCCTCAAGATGCTAATGGGCCCCCAAAAGCTGACTCAGAGGTGGAAATCCTTCACGAGAAAGTTACAAAGCAAATTATTAAGGAAGGTCATGGTCAAAAGCCATCCAAATATTCTACATGCTTCTGTAAGTGCCAGATAGTTGCTTATTTTTGTACTTCTGGCAGATTTACCTCAagcattaataatattattataggCTTCTTTTGGTGGTCTTTTCTTTCCCATGAAAATCAAAATCCTTGAATTCTTGCATCCACCATTAATTAGAAACTAGTACTATCATACCATTGCATATTTGTATGCTCTCGGTGGATCTGtttaatgagttgagattaagacGTAGTTGAATTGATTTACATGTTTGATTTTCTGGACATGTTCCTATGTTCTAACTATCAAAGAATCTATTCAAGATTTTCTCACGGGATGTTTATGGATAATGTTAATTCATTTTGCTTTCCAAATTGCATGTGTGATAGTGCACTACAGGGCATGGACGGAAAGCACCCAGCACAAGTTTGAAGATACGCGGGAGGAACAAAGACCGCTTGAGTTGGTATTAGGAAAAGGTACATTTATATATGATCCTTTTTTTCTTCCCAAAAGTATACTAAATCTGCATAAAACTTTTTATGTGGTGCGTGgtctcattgttgtttttccaCCCTTAGTTTTGTTTGTTCCTCCTTATCTGAACCTTTCTATAAATGATCATTTCATACCTGATTACTGAGTATTCTACAGCAGGGTTCATCATATTTAGTTCAGTGGCTGAATAGATAAAGTGGTTCAAACTGGTATCGTGATTCactaactttatttatttaggttCACTTCATAAGGACCAGAAGCTCATGGGAGGCTTGATTCTGCAATGTTGGGATGGCTACATGTCACTTCTCATTATTTCAACTAGATTCAAagtaaagaataaaaaacaacagaagaaaaataatattggaGAATGCAGTTACTTTATACAGTGCATAAACATGCCTCACACATTCACATTCACATGTTGTGCATAATCATTTTAAGTACCAGCCCAGTATTTATCTGGTGTTATGCTCTGTTGGACATGCTGCAGCACATTGacatattttcttttgcaacagagaagaaagaaatgacTGGCTTGGCTATTGGTTTGTCCAGCATGAAATCTGGCGAACATGCCCTGTTACATGTGGGCTGGGAATTAGGTTATGGGAAAGAAGGAAGTTTCTCTTTCCCAAATGTTCCACCTATGGCAGACATAATATATGAAGTTGAGTTCATAGGGTTTGATGAGACCAAAGAAGTAAGTTGCTCTTAAATGACTTTCGAAGTACTTGTTTATGGATATTCGAAGTTTCTGTTTGATTCTATGAGCTTGACCTTGGTCGGATGCTAACAGCACATATAATGGTGATGGATAATACATTTCATAGGGAAAAGCTCGTGCTGACATGACTGTGGAGGAAAGGATTGGTGCAGCAGATCGAAGAAAGATGGATGGAAATGATTTATTTAAGGAGGAAAAACTGGAGGAGGCTATGCAACAGTATGAAATGGTTACACACTAATGTTCCTtggataatattttttcttggcATCTGAACTTGTatgtaatttttctttgtttctaagTAAGTTCTGATGATTTTTCTACATTTTAGGCCATTGCATATATGGGTGACGACTTCATGTTCCAATTGTTTGGGAAGTACCGGGACATGGCTTTAGCTGTTAAAAATCCATGTCACCTTAACATGGCAGCATGTCTAATAAAGCTCCAGCGCTTTGATGAGGCAATCATGCAGTGCGGCATTGTACGTATGTAGTTTGATGTTTCATGGACAGATTTAATTTCATTTCAGATGCTATATACTTTTCATCTTCGGATTAGTCAGGACTTCCCGGACACCCagtgtcaataaaaaaaaaaaaaaagaatttaaagaatCTTGAGTCATACTTAGGGATATAAAAAATGCATGAATTGGCATATTTACTCTGAGCCTACATCTTCAAATGTCTTTTCAAGTTGCTTGGAAAAAACTGTAGTGCTTTCATCTGATGATGAATCAATTAAAAGCAAATGAGCCACCTAGATATGCCTTCATAAATTCTAGAAATTCCTTTCCAGCTTCAATATAATAACTTACAATGACATGTTTCTGTGCACCACATAATCTTCCATAAAATTTGTCTTTGTTCTATATTGTGCTGTATGGCTATTTTCATCCTTTATTTCTCTTATTCCTTCGGATAACTGATCAGAGGATGACTTCTTTTTCCCCATCAAATGTTTCTAACCATCCCTTATCCCTAAAACTTAAGCGAATGGAAAgagttaaatataattatttatatttttatattacatCCTTGACACCCTCCCTCACTAAGTAGGCCCAACacgtaaaatttttaattaatgtggtGAAGTATGGAGTCAAGGCTCAAACTCAAAACTTCtattctaatactatattaaatcactgCGTATCCCAAAAACTTAAGCAgatagaaaaaaatagatttaattatttatattatatcctTAACACTAACATCAAAAAGTCTACCAGCTGCTTTCCAGACAACCCAAATGACAGTTTGTATCTCTAGTTAGTCTTCAGCACCTTGCACCTTGCACCTTGCCATCTGGTATGATGCACATCCAGACAATAACATGCAAAGCTAGAGAGCACTTATGGGTATACATTTATATCTATAAGGGGTAATGTGGGGCTGTATTAAGTCCATTCGTTTCACACCAGGTCGCTGCTCCTTTTGTAGAACCCGGAAAGTAGGTTGAAGTATTGACAGCTTTTAGCTGCTATCTACTAAATGATATGATATTCTGTGACGGGGCaacatgcatttaaaaaaagaaaaggacaatctctctctctctctctctctctctcacacacacacacacacacacacacacacacacaatcacTACCCATGAAAATAGTGGCCAGTGAGAGTCTAGGactgtaacaccccgttcccgtaggatagagacgttactaacaaacatgATAAAAGGCCCGAtaaagagactcattactctgaaatacctcatttattgaaagaaacttaactgaaaggatataaatagtcttgaaacttgaaactgattaacgcaaaacatgagctaatcttaaacaagactagttattgaaatgacataaaagaaacttaattcttgtgtaaatgacacttattcgtctctaagtccttatactaaatctactcctggccatccagctctgcatcatcataatcaccatctgtggcaatcaacatagaagaaaacaaaaagacaaacaacaaaaatgagtcgaatactcagtaaataatacatcataccgtaaaatactatctaccttagcataaatttgatttttaaagccttatcataactttcatataacattcatggattaacatgagcggaaacattcataatcatggcaaacatgaagcgtgaatgcatgagtaacttgtttatcttgaattgtacttatttcatagtgaaccacgcttgagtccatggcaccacataacttgtcatgttgtgaaatacgcttgagtccgtatttcacttaacttgcataacatgaagtgaaatatgcttgagtccgtatttcacttatcctgcttgacatgaagtgaaacacgcttgagtccgtatttcacttatcctgcttgacatggagtgaaacacgcttgagtccgtgtttcacttatcttgcttgacatggagtgaaacatgcttgggtccatgttcacttaacttgcatgacatggactgaaacacgcttgagtccgtatttcacttaacttgcataacatggagtgaaacacgcttgagtccgtgtttcacttaacttgtggtaaccacgcttgagtctgtggtaccgtcttagcataactgtggtaaacacgcttgggtccgtgttaccttaaaatgtttatctttcttgatgcatgataattttcttggacttcttagacttttctagcatggcatattcttgtacatggcatggcataacatgatatattcttgtacatggtatagtatagcatgaaatggcctaacatgatttaatcattttatgacatttcatggcatgcatgatctgagaactaatgaacatgtcatacatgatctggctatttattacatggcatgcttgacttaagttattgcatgaacaatacatggcatatatggtctaagtactacatgaatgaagcatgcatgatctggctattttaattcatagaatacctatcttaaattattatatgatcatatcatgacttccatgtgattttggtaacattcaatccattaatcaacaatccataaaagtataacatatatataggcttactttcatgtaaatcatcgtaattcatagaaattcgtgaaagcgatctaaccttgacttggctcttagcgcaacgtagataaccatcaaaaccatatcatattatcatacccaattataatatttacattacgcgtacatttatatgatcatactatttacctcttagcggTGCTTCTGaaatctcacgtcgtagctcgtgacctatacgaggcactagacgttactaatctttctagaaaacatgtcgtagcaatctaattacttaaaatcttaccatagagataatttaataaataagtaattaataaaaagaataaatataatcagaacataactaaataatttctaactgaattaacctaaattataggttcgtatgttacaatctcccctccttaaGAAAAATCTCGTCCTCGAGATTACGTACCTCAATCGAATAGGTATGGGTACTTGTTCTTCATGTCCTCCTCTAGTTCCCATGTAGCCTCTTATTCCGTGTGGTTACtccaaagtactttgaccatCGGAATGGTCTTCTTACGGAGGACTTGAGTCTTTTGTGCAAGGATCCCAACTGGGAACTCCTTGTAGGTGAGATCCTCACGAACTTGGAGGGGTTCGTATTCTAAAATGTGTGTCGGATCTGGTATATACTCCCGAAGCATGGAGATGTGAAAAACATCGTGAATGGCAGACAACTACGGTGGAAGAGCCAACCTATAAGCTGCAGCTCCAATCCTCTCCAGTACATCAAAGGGGCCTAAATATCTCGGACTCAACTTGCCCTTCTTTCCGAACCTCATGATTACCTTCATCGGTGCAATTTTCAAGAATACTTTGCTTCCTACCTCAAATTGCAGCTCTTGACGCCTCTGATCTGCATACTTTTTCTATCGTTCTTGCGCAATGGCGAGCCTTTTCCGAATGACAGTTATTTTTTTCACGCATATCTTGAATAATTTCCTGCCCAAGGATTCTAAGTTCTCCAACCTCATCCCAATAAAGGGGTGACCGACACTTACGACCATAAAGAACCTCATATGGGGCCGCCCGAATGCTCTCTTGGTaactgttattgtatgcaaactcgatcaGGAGTAAGTATTTAATCCAACTGCCCTTGAAGTCCATCACACAAGCTCTAAGCATATCCTCCAAAATTTGCATTGTCCTCTCTGACTGCCCATCTGTTTACGGATGAAAGGTTGTGCTATAGGTCAATTCTGTCCCTAACTCTTTCTGTACACTTCCCCAGAACATTGAAGTGAAACGAGTATCCCTGTCTGATACAATCTTTGAAGGGATTCCATGCAACCTGACAATTTCGCGTACATACAACTCTGCCAATTTGTCTGTAGAATACGTCATCTGAACTGGAATGAAATGAGCTGACTTTGACAATTTGTCAATAATCACCCATGCCGCATCCTGACCCCCTGGTGCCTTAGGAAATCCTGAAACAAAATCCATACCAATTTCATCCCAGGTCCAAACCGGTATAGGGAGTGGTTGTAATAGCCTGGATGGCCTCTGATGCTCTGCTTTGACCTGTTGACAAGTTAGACACTGAGCCACATAATTAGCTATCTCACGTTTCATACCGCTCCACCAGAACTGTTGCTTCAAATCTCTATACATCTTAGTGCTACCAGGGTGAACTGTATAGAGTGAGCGGTGAGCCTCTTTCAAAATCACATCTCTCATCCCTTTAACATTCGGAACACAAATCCTTCCTTTAAACCTCAGAGTGCCATCCCCAGATATTGAAAATTCCGGCCTTTTGTCTTCTGGTACCTCTCCTTTGATCTTCACTAAGCCTGGATCACTATTTTGGGCAACTTTTATCCGATCTATTAATGATGATCCCAAAGTCAGACTGCTCAACCGAGCCTGTGTGTCCATAATCATCTCTATCCCTGCTCTCTCCATATCCAAAAGAATGTGCTTCTGAGGGGTGTACATAGAAGCGAGGGTACTAGAGGACGATTTCCGACTCAAGGCATCTGCCACTACATTAGCTTTACCTGGATGATAGTTGATGTTGCAATCATAATCCTTTAAAAGTTCTAACCATCTGCGCTGTCTCATATTCAAGTCTTTCTGAGTAAAGAAATACTTTAAACTCTTATGGTCGGTATAAATCTCGCATTTTTCCCCATAGAGATAGTGTCTCCATAACTTCAAGGCAAACACGACAGCTGCAAGCTCTAGGTCATGCATCGGATAATTCTCTTCGTAACTCTTGAGTTGTCGAGAAGCGTAGGCAATAACCTTCCCATGCTGCATTAAGACACATCCCAAACCCTTAAGAGAAGCATCACTGTAAATGATAAATCCTGTATTGCCAGAGAGAACAATGAGTACAGGAGCTGTGACTAGTCTCTTCTTCAGCTCCTGAAAGCTTCTTTCACAATCTTCAGTCCatataaatttctcatttttcctcGTTAGCTTAGTCATCGAGGCTGCGATACTGGAGAACCCCTCGACGAACCTCCTGTAGTACCCTGCAAGACCTAAGAAGCTTCTGACTTCATTAACATTGGTTGGCGTGGCCAAGTTCACAACTGCTTCAATTTTCATCGGGTCTACTGAAATTCCTTCTTTTGACACGACATGCCCCAAAAAGGTAATCTCTTTCAACCAGAAATCACACTTCTTGAATTTTGCGAACAACTGTTGCTTCCTTAATATCTGTAACACAACCCTCAAATGTCCTTCATGATCTGCTGGGCTTTTAGAGTAGATTAGATTGTCATCAATAAACACAACAACAAACTGATCTACATACTCCCTGAACACTCTattcatcatgtccatgaagGCTGCTGGGGCATTCGTCAAACCGAATGGCATGACTAAAAACTCATAGTGTCCGTAACGAGTTCTGAACGCCATCTTGAAAACATCTTCTGACTTGATTTTGAGCTGGTGGTAGCCTGATCGTAGATCAATCTTGGAGAAAACTTGAGCCCCTTGTaactggtcaaacaaatcatcaattctTGGTAAGGGGTATTTGTTCTTCACTGTCACCCGATTCaattctcgataatcaatgcagAGTCTCATCGAACCGTCCTTCTTTTTCACATAAAGAACCGGTGCGCCCCATGGTGACACACTAGGGCGGATGTAACCCTTCTCCAACAGCTCCTTCAACTGCTCCAGCTGCTCCACCGGAGCCATACGATAAGGTACCTTCCATATAGGTGCCGTCCCAGGTAGGAGATCAATTGAAAAGTCAACCTCCCGATCCGGGGGCAACCCTGGAAGATCCTCCGGAAACACATTCGGAAATTCCCTGACAACGGGGATATCTTCAAGCTTGGGTCCCTCTACAGGCGGTGCTACAAGACTAGCCAGAAACCCAAAGCATCCCTGTCTTAGTAATCTGGTTGCTTGCAAAACTGAGATCAGTCGAGGTGGGGAGTTTCCTCCCTTTGCACAAAAGCTGAATTCTTCTTTGCCCGGGGTTTTGAAAACTACTTCCTTTTTAAAATAGTCTACACAGGCGTGATTTCGGGATAaccaatccattcccaaaattaCATCAAACCCCATCATATCAAAAACTACCAAGTCTGCTAGCAGGTGCCTCCCACTAATATCTATAGGGCAATTCTTAAGGATGGTGTCGCAAACTACGTGCTCACCGGTAGGTGTCGCAACGGATAGGGGACAGTCAAGCCTCGCTCAAATTTTTCacacttcttttcctcatcaggAATCAGATAACTTGCAAACCTCGATAATGCCACGAAGGTGGCGGCATAGCGCTCCACCGTCATGGTTCCCTGAGCTATGTCAATAAACTGCCTAGCTCTTGCCTCCCGGAGTGCAGGAGAAAAGAAT is a window from the Carya illinoinensis cultivar Pawnee chromosome 14, C.illinoinensisPawnee_v1, whole genome shotgun sequence genome containing:
- the LOC122294318 gene encoding peptidyl-prolyl cis-trans isomerase FKBP42-like: MDEVHEHQSQSLGEDNENEIVAETAAFVHGEPPQDANGPPKADSEVEILHEKVTKQIIKEGHGQKPSKYSTCFLHYRAWTESTQHKFEDTREEQRPLELVLGKEKKEMTGLAIGLSSMKSGEHALLHVGWELGYGKEGSFSFPNVPPMADIIYEVEFIGFDETKEGKARADMTVEERIGAADRRKMDGNDLFKEEKLEEAMQQYEMAIAYMGDDFMFQLFGKYRDMALAVKNPCHLNMAACLIKLQRFDEAIMQCGIVLAEEENNVKALFRRGKARAELGQTDAAREDFLKARKFAPADKAITRELRVLAEHDKAVYQKQKEIYKGLFGPRPESKPKRTNWVVRFWQWLLLLIYGLFRRGGHKAE